The genomic DNA GGATCTTGCACAAATTTATCTGAGGGATCCAGTGCTAGATGAACAAGTAAACTGGGACTCAGTTTACATGTGGTATcaacattttaatgtatttggCTGTTGTTAATGTATTGTCTTTCAAACTCTTACAAATCCTCCATGTTATGACGATGTGCAAAATTTAGGTAACAGCTGGCAAAACTTTGGAGGTCTGTGCATTCACAGTACAACTGAAAAAAGTTTTCAGGGGGATTACTTTGCCTCCAGGTCCTCAGACCATGTAATGAAAATGCTCCGTTTAGGCATTGGGTGATAACCTTTAAAATTCACCATGTGATCTCTTAGACGTGGGCAGACACTTTGTTTgacttttctccttttctgttgACATTGTGGTAGAGTATCGGCTTTTATTTGGTTCAGGACAAGTTTAAGTCAACACAATATATCTTCTGTCTATTTCACACGCCATTGAGTTTACTTTAATGAATTTAACGTgtgtaattccttttttttttatcgaagACTTGAAAAGTAGTCCCACACATAGGATAATGATATTTCAGTTTGTAAATACTTGGtctattttttcctgtttaccGCGTTCCGGTAAGTGTGGTTGTGGGGCTGCGTGGTGAAACGCCTGAAAAGAAGAGGGAGGAAATGTGAATTTTATGATTAGTGAGGTTCACTCACACAACCAAGCATTTAGCTTCGGGAGCTTATTAATTCCACACAAGCGTCTGTCAAAGGATTACACCCATTGTTGTCAGGTGAACTTGGAGCACTCATCTAAAATTCCAGCTGAAGCAGAGCAGTTCAAGCTCTCAGTGGCAATGGAAATAGAAATGGCAAAATATCATAGGGACAATAAGGCTTATTATTCCTCTTCATGTGCTTTTTTTCATAAAGGAGAGGTTACTTTCCAATTAGCATAATGCTATTGAAAAAGGGGATCCTTTTTCTGTGCTGATTTATATTCACAATTACCCATCTGAACTGCGGAAGGGGAGCAGTCAAACCGAAATGGAATGAGTGTGAGGAGAGCTGATAATTATCAGATCAAACGCCTGTAAATAATTGTgctgaaaaaaaggaatttaaaagTGAAGAATATTTTAAAGTGCCTACAATTAGTTCACTACCTGCACTAAGTGCGTCGCAGTTCTTTCCTTTAGTCTGCTAAAACGGACTGACATGGAATCTTCCCCGCACAAATGGGTTTAACCCTTTCTGAGCAAACTatggataaataaacaaattgtttaattATATAAGCCGTTGCATCTGCTCATCTATGAATGCTATGGTGGAAATATGTTCGTGAAATAGGACATAAATGGATGTCatctcttattattttttttaatgtatacatCACTCCACAGACTTGCTGTAGCTATCCTTTTATCCCTCTGGGACCTGTCATGGTACTTCTATGACAGTTTATTGAAGGTATGAAAGTAACGACTGGAAGGTATCACTAAATTTTGGTTTAACCCACATTGAACTCAAGCTTTTCCAGTGATGCACATGTTAGCCTCTGTGCTGAGAGCAGTACAAAGGGCAACAGGTCAGCTGCACTGACCCTACCCACTCTATACTTCTGAAGTGTCCATGGGAGATGGAAATCATTGGACCTTGCAGTGTAAATACCCTGCGTTTCCATGAACGTGGGGAGTGAAGACAGAGCTGGGTTGCTGTGTTACTATCACGACCAACTCAGTCTCTGAAAGAGAGGACATGGGGAGTGTTTTCAagtagagagaacacagtctgCCCTTCACTCCCTGGTAATTATGGAAAATACCTCTGGGTTGACTCTAGAGTTCATTGCTGATTACTCTTCACAAATAAAATCTGTTCTTTTAAGAAATAAAAGTCCTTAAAGATTTCTGTAGACCatgcattaaacattttttttttcccccgaggAATGCTGTAattctttttaattatttctgttttattatttatttatgtaaataaaaccatgaaaatgaatgaacttgTATGGCTGTGGTACAAAAGTCTTTCAGCTCTATTCCACGTCATTCTGGATGCCAGCCTTTACTGATTCTTATCTGTTCTGTTTAGACTGTGACAGGAAGGATTTTCAAGAGTGGTGCTATTAAGAGAAGAATTTCCTCCCAGTTTTATGACTTTGAgaccacttaaaaaaaaaaaaaaaaatcagttcaacTCACAATAGGTTTTAGGCAAAGCATGGTTTTCATTGCCAAATGCACGTCACGTAGATTCAAAGCAGTTTCATAAAAAAACGTTTGCTCTCGTCTACTTCAATTCTTTACAGAGTGACACTTGATGGTATGGATGGTATATGTCACCTCAGGGAGGCAAACTGTGACACAATTCTATGCCCACAGAGTCATAACTCACGTGTCAGTCTGACAATATGTATGTGTCAACTCACCAGACAGCAGATTGTGTTTTGATGTGCAGCCACTGCAAAGCGCAGACAGATTTATACCTGCAGAGGGCTCTTCCCAAACATATTGGGACAAACACTGTCAATCAGCAAGAGAACTGTGGTGTCAAAAGCTCTTCAGCAACAGCAGAGTTAGGTTTAAGAAGGTTGGACTCCTCTCCGGTAAACAGATAAGCAGGACTTTTGGACCACAGGGAAGAGAATATgagtatataaaaaaaaaacccatagtaATTAATCTTTCCCATAAGTGAAGTTACTATTTTCAAGCAGATGAGAATTCTGATGTaatcaataaatacataaaagcATGTTGGTTAAGAGTTTGATCTCATACACTATCTTAAGATATTAgatgaaaaaaattaaagaggATGGAGCTGAGATTCAAATCTcaataagatttttttctttaactttgaAATAGTTCATAAAAGCAATTGTTATCTTTCCTGAGCATCTGAACATCTTATCTTCAGAACACAGTCAACTCTTCCAGCAGCAAAGAACAAATCCTCCCTTCTTTAGCAAAACAGAGATATCCCTAGGCAACATCACTTTACAGAGTCTGCTTGCAATGGGCCATCCTAAATCATTCACTGCCAAATCTCCCCTTTCCTGCTGTAACAACCAATAGCAATTACTCCATGCAAATGGAACTGTGCAATACTCGGGAACATGGTGCTTGACCAAGGTATTTATTAGTGGAGTAGTCTTGATAAATTTGAACTAAACATAATAGTCTGATTGTCCTCCGAAGTATCAAACTCCAACCTTATTGCTGACATTTATGTTCATAAATACTTAATAAATCCGTCATCTCTAGGTAAAATCTGCAATTttaatagcaaaaaaaaaaaaatcacagtatcACCGGACCCATGATTAATGGCTGACATACATTatacaaaccaacaaacattaTTGGTCGTAAAGGCTTTGAGATTAATAATCAGTATGACAACCAGAAATACCTGACATCAATCTGACAACTGACcaagtaaaatgaataaacgtTGCCTTGAACTTGCTCTGAGAAATACCACTGGGTTGTTCTTCAAAGTAGTGTTTGTCAGTTACCTACAAaacaacagtcaaaacagtgcAATAACACAGGAGGCACAAACATTTCTATTCAACAGTCTTAACTTTTGGTTCCATATTATTAAATTAAAAGACCAATCTTGCTTCGCATTAGATCCCTTACGTCTTAGATacactgttttgaatgtgttccTGCAGGCTCTGGAGCACAAGACAAGatatgaaaaattcaaaacactCTAAATATTCAAAACAGGCCAAACCTTGATCTGATATCAACAAGCCCAGGAGTGCTTTTTTAGtatatgtataaatgtcagacttttcttacttttctgtttcttttgaaaGAGACCCTCTGAATTTCCCCCAGTTGAGGTGTCCCATCAACTTGCAAGATCTTGCTAGACAAAAGTAAGAAACAGTGTCCTCAAACTGGCAAGTAGAGAATGGGTATTGAAAGATTGgtgtttcaaaaataaaaactatgcGTACTATGTAGATGAGGAAACCCAGTGAAGAAGACCATCTGGACTGATCACTAGGATATTtgcatgcacaaatgcactTTGAACTTGTCTATCAAGTTTAAGGTCTGGCCTACATACAATTAACAGGGAACAGATAACAGCTATTGGGGGTGTGGAATGCTCAAACACAGACTACTCTGGAGAACAGGAATATGTGTCCTTAAATAACATATACAGCAATGCGGTGCATATTTCAGATGATCAAACAGCACGGCCTCTCAATGAATACAAAATGATTAACAACCGAACTTGTTGAAATGATTGATCATATCCTCTGCTGAAGAGTGAGCTCTATTACATGGATTCTGATGTGCTTGCAGTTGTGActttcacaacacaaaacaggtgGTTCAATTTTACTTCTGTTTACATTTCAATATTGGCTTTCAAATTAGAGACAACTACTATTATGTAATGGTGCCTGACATCATTCATAAACAGAAATAATGGCTGAATGGGAAACAAAACATCTCAATGGCCCATATTTGATAGGTCTGAATCAAGCATGGAAAGATCCTCTCCACGGTTGCTAtcattgctctgtgtgtatcataaaataaagaaaatggaaCTTAATAACCCCTGTACATAGTTGATTGCAAATAAATGTTAACCTACTTGGGGTGGAGCTTAGTTAAAGACAAAATTCCAATAAcgaaaataaaatacatgttttattgATCAATAACAATTCAATGTAGTCAACTTGTAGTGCCACAATAATTCTAAAGAAAGCACATTAAAGTGTTTTCTTTGGAAACTTTAACCCCTTTTTTGAGTTCATTTATGAGTGTCAGTTCACTGGGGAAAAAACGCAGGCACGCAGCcccgcgtacacacacacacacacacacacactaacacaaactctctctctctctctctctctctctctcacacacacacacacacacaaaatattgagGTGGGTCAATAAAGACAATCGAAATGTTACACAAAATGCCTCCGTCAGACCCATAGATAAACAATAGGCAGTCATATAACCTTTACCTAACTGCATTTGGTAAATAGTCGGAGCAATTGTTTAATACAGAATCATCAGCAATATAATTGTTTGACAACTTGCTCTGAAGAGTTTTCTTTAAGCCCATTACGGGCTCCCTGACACACCAATAACGATCACCATCAATTACAGTTCTTTTCATCTTTGATTTCATCAACGCAATTCAGGTGATTCGCCAGCTCTTGAATGACAGCGTTTTTCCCAATTTGGTcgtttctcctcttttccatGATTAAATCCTCTAAACTCTGAAATTCCAACACGTGGCTTTTCTTTTCGGAGAGTTTAATTTTCATCCTGTATGGCTGTTTTCCGATCCGGATCTCGCCACCAATTTTGAATTCACGCTTGCCATACTTACACCACGCAGCAAAACATTCAGAGTTTCTCCAACAAAGGTCTTGGTCTTTTGCTCCGACTTGCTCCATTGCATTCTGCACCACAATATCGGGGCTAAGCGAATGATATTTAAACAGATCGTTTACAATTCTGCCTCTTTTGCCTTGACATGCGTCAGTTAGAAAGCTGTTTTTGATTTCAGCCCTGTGCAAATGAACCACTTGGAAATCTCCAACAAAAACGGCCCATTGTGGGTACTGGCCAACTGCAACAAACTCCACTATGTCGCCTGGCTTACAATTATTCAACAAATTCTCGGCCGAATATGTTCCCATTTCAATGAACTTTGCACTTCTCTCGTACACACATTCATCTCGGTAATACACTGCACATTCTAATTCGTCATGCGTGTCATACTGTTGTTTCTCTTCCTCGTTCGAATCTCCCTCTGGCCCATCAATTTGCTCCTCTTGCTCGTCATCATCAGCTGAAAATATATAGGATACCCCGATCCGTGGACCATCATCCTCTGGGTCAAACCCATTAGGGTCCGCCGTAGGGACCTCGTTGTAACTTAAATGAGTCAGTTTCTCCACCTGATTCCCCATATCACTCTCAAAGGCCCGTTCGTAATAGGACACTTGTACCTGCGTAGGGACGAAGGCTTCTGAAAACGTGGAACGTAATCCGCCTTCAGCAAACTTAAAGCCGAGGTAAGAAAGGTTGCCAATCCATGCTGAAAAGCAGctttgcaaaaaataaaataggtcCCATGTGATTAGCcaagtaaagacagaaagtgataTCCGTATTAATCACGCAAAGACTTCTTCTCAAATACTGTTCATGAACAAACGTTTGCTCTGAACAGGTGTATGTCACCTGTTCGCTTCCTGGTCGACACTGGAAATAAAGGTAGTTGAGTCGAAGCTGCGTCTAATGCACGAGAAGTTCACAGAAGTTCGGTAAAGAGTGACAAACAGAGATTCAACGAGAAGAGCTTTACCACggttcttttctttcactttggCTGCAATGAGGGTTATCTGTAGCCACACCGGTTCTTAGGAGTTCTACCAACTGCTGCGTGCGAGAGGCGTTAGTAACCAGTAGAATATTTACGCAAGGTATTTCCATTTAAAGAGACAGTGCACATTTTTGACTGGGCCATCTCATGTATCTTTCAGACAGCTTGAGTTACAAAATCCCCcataaacaatcaaacaaacaaacaaacaaaaaacacaaaagaacaaacaaacaaaaaacacttgaaaagTTTTCAAGACttctcatgtttttctttttctttttcaaacaatCCAATTTGTATACTTATCACAATTCCTAATCCTCATTATATTCCATGTTTGCCTTAGGCTATTGTTGTATCCGGCAATGCTGTGTTAAATAAAATCATCAGAGAAGTGGTTCAGAGAGCAAGGGTTTGTCCTCAGAGAGATAATGCAACACATGGTATCCAGTCTCGACAGGTGGGCATTCACACCACTGCAATCTCTGGCCCTGTGTTGTGCCAACCAGTTGGCTGTTCGCTGTCAGTCAGTCACCTTCAGTACAGAAGCTCCCCACCTACAGAAGCGTGCCCCAATTTTTAATTACCTCCTGCAACAGCTGGCCAGAGAATCTGTGGGGTGTTTGTTTACTCCTGCGCAGGGAGTTGTGCTAGAGTGTCTGCCTGTCGCCTCAAGGCATATCAGCcctcctcttcccccccccccccccccccatcccccataCCATATCCCCATCTCCCAGGACCCCAACCCCAATCttctaactctaacctaacacaCCTGTTCATGCGTTTTAAAGATTCAACAGTGAATTCAGTGTTGCTTGCATAGATTTCTTTTAGTATTTCGTAGCGCACGCGCTGTTGTTGGTTTGTCCTTGTTTGAATATGAAAAGTTGTTAAAGATCATaatattttttcagtcatttaagtAATTTTATGTGGTGCTGAAGTATAATCTTGGGCATGTGCAATAAGGGCCACTCTCACTTCCATTGTATTGATTCAGTGAGGTGAGCAGggctcaagtttttttttggggggggggggttgcgtaGGAGGGGGCCGCTTATCTGATCTGTAATGCTAGTAATGCAAGTGTTTCATACACAGTTCCA from Chanos chanos chromosome 8, fChaCha1.1, whole genome shotgun sequence includes the following:
- the lratd2b gene encoding protein LRATD2 yields the protein MGNQVEKLTHLSYNEVPTADPNGFDPEDDGPRIGVSYIFSADDDEQEEQIDGPEGDSNEEEKQQYDTHDELECAVYYRDECVYERSAKFIEMGTYSAENLLNNCKPGDIVEFVAVGQYPQWAVFVGDFQVVHLHRAEIKNSFLTDACQGKRGRIVNDLFKYHSLSPDIVVQNAMEQVGAKDQDLCWRNSECFAAWCKYGKREFKIGGEIRIGKQPYRMKIKLSEKKSHVLEFQSLEDLIMEKRRNDQIGKNAVIQELANHLNCVDEIKDEKNCN